The Paenibacillus sp. 37 sequence CCAGTGTCATTAACAACGCTGCTCGAACGCTTCATTACTTCTTTATTTAAGGGTGAAAAGGATTCTAATCAGCTTCATTTACAACTAGAATGCTTCTATTCTTACGAGCTGGAAAATCGTATTTTCTCCATATCTCTGCCCATGTTCCTTATGCCAAGAAAAAACTTTCCTGTGACTTCGGATATTTTAGATCAGATATCCAAACAAGTTGAGGAATTTTTTGTAGTCCGCAATCCAGAACGAAGAGGAGGAAAGCTTCATTTTGATTTTACAGTTTTGATTAATGACAGTCAGCAAAACACGAGTGGAGGAGAAGTTGGTAAACCGGTTACACTTTTGCGACTAACAGACGTAGTACTTGACCTCACTCAAATCGCGTTAATTTAAGAAGGGGCATGGATAGCGATATTAAAAAGGACCTCACCCACAATTTCAGTAAAACATATGGTTTGCTGAAATTGTGGGCGGGTTATAAAAATCATATTAACCCTTAAAAGTCGCTATTTGCGGCTTTTTTCTTTTAAGACATCAAGTTTATTTCTTGTCCTGTTGTCTGAAAGAGTTTTTAGAAGTACAAAAAATAATTAACATATAAGTCGTTAGTATAGTGGCTTTTTTTGCATTTAAAGAATTAAAGTTACTATTTCAACCTCACCCTCAGGAAAGTTGGAATCAATCATTTATCTTGGGGCGAATTATTGCCAGGTCATGGTCTCAAAAGAAATATATTGGGTACACAAGTTGAGATGTATTGGTATAGGCATTTGTATTTTATTTATGATGCCTGGAGTAAACACAAAGCTATTTCCTTTTAATCTGTAAAATAATGACGTTCTGGGATTTTAACTTTATAATGTAATGAGACGGTGGAACTACTCAATAATCTGAATTAATCGGAGTGAGTGTATGATCTATATAACGGGAGATATCCATGGAACCATTAGCATCAATAAGCGACTAAATAGCCGGAACTTCCCACAACAGAAACACATTACAAAAGATGACTATGTCATCATTGCTGGAGACTTTGGATTGTTATGGGATGATAGTAATGAGGATCGGTACTGGCTTAAGTGGCTAGACAAAACCAAGTCGTTCACCACTCTTTTTGTAGATGGAAATCATGAAAATTTTGATTTGCTAGAGCAGTACCCTGTTGAAAGCTGGAATGGGGGTGAAGTACATAGGATAAACAAAAGCGTGATCCACTTGATGCGAGGACAAGTTTTTAATATTGAAGGTCAAACGTTTTTTACGTTTGGTGGAGCTGCTTCTCATGATAAAGAGTATCGAAAAGAGGGTAAATCGTGGTGGAGCCGTGAAATGCCTTCGCAAGCGGAATACGAAGAAGGATTAAGAAACTTAGATAAAGTTGACTGGAAAGTAGACTACATTATAACTCACACATGCTCAACAACTGCCTTAAAGTACATTGCAAACTGTTGTGACCTTCACATGGATTTGGACGAGATGCATCCATACTTTCAGGGAATAGAGCAAAAAGCCAATTATAAGCATTGGTACTTTGGTCATTTCCATCATGATTTTGAGTTGCCCAATAATCTGAGGCTATTGTATACGGATATGATACGGATTAACTAGAAGAAAAGACTTGAATTAGAAAAACTATATTATAAAAATAAAAAAATAAGCCTACATTACAATGTATTCCAAGGAGGAAAAAATGAAGTATTATCCAATGACAGATGACGTGAAAAAGTTTAGTAATAATCAGAGATTTGCATATAATGTCGTGGTGAACCTCTACACTTGTAAAGATGAGAAAGATGATTATATTAATAAAAATGTTCGTATTGGTTCCAATGAGAAACTCAGTGAGGAAGAACTTATACAAAGAGCAACAAATGTGGTTAATGGATTGATTGATTCAAAGGAGGAGTACAAGCATTACGATTTAGTTAAAATTGTAGGAATTACTTTTGCAGGTGCCTATGATCGACATTTAAAATAACATAGTTATTGATCGCAGGTCACCTTACATACGATTACTTCAAATTTAAAGGAGGTTTCCGTAACCTCATCTTTAACTTATGATGCGCTCACAGTCTTACAACCTTGTCGATATCAGGATCATTCGAAACGACCTACTGAGAATTATCTTTAGGGAGTAAAACTGATAGAACCTTTTAATATCTTAACTTTGAACGAGTGGATATTACTTTAAAAGTTGTGACAATATAACCGTTGGGAAGGAGGATAGAGTATGAAAAAAGGAATAGAAGTTAACGGTACAGTTTTTGCCAATCAGGGCGATGTTGATAATGATGAATTTCTTGATAAATTTATAGCATTTATTGAGTCAAATGGATGGGGGTTTGGTGGAGGAAGCAAACAGATTGATGAAGATGGAAATGACATTTGATATTGATGTATAACACCAGTTGTCTGACTAGATACAGTGTACGGATGTTATTTGCTCGTTTGTCTTCATACTCCTTTGCGCAAAATTTACTATAACACGCTTGCAAAACACAAATTAACGCTTGTTGCACTTACATCCTTGGTCACAGTGATTTGTCTACGGTATATAGATTAATCAAGATGGGAGGAAATCCAACTAAACCTAGAGCAAAAGACATCTATAATAGAGGGATCGTTTGCATCCAATTTAAATTGAATAGGTAGATACTTTAAGAAAAACAAAATCGATTCAGGAACTTTACTGTTAATCATATTAATATTTCGTCGTGTACATAGAAGCAAACATAAATAAGAGAAGGGCTGTGCCAGTATTGAAAGGTAAGATATCTAAAGGGTTGATAGCAATTTTCGTGGTTTTTACTTTGTATTTAGCCAGTACAAATCAGATGTACGCAGAATTCACCGAATTAAGCTTAGAGGAGCACGGAGGGCTACAGCAGGAATGGGTACATACTCTTCCTAAAGAATTTAATTATCTGAGCTTTGATCTAGGTTACAATCCTCAAGACAATATTAACCGTGCTGCTCAGCTTGTCATGCTAAACCCGGGCACTTTGTCTGGTAATAACTTTGGCCTATACACGATAAATAATAAGACAGGGAAAATTGCCTGGGCGTACGACATTAAAAATAAAGTGAAGAATTTTTACCCTTTGAATCACGCTTGGTTCTATAACGAGAGCGGAAGTATATTCTATCAATATTCTACGAATCACGGGAAAACGTTTAATATTCTTAGTTTGGATGCGAAAGGAAAACGTATATATGAGAAGAAGGATTTAAGTTTCTCAAATATCTATCCGTATAAAAACGGTATTGTTCTACAACAAACGGATAGTCTTAAAAATCAATCCCGTTTTATCACACTAAATTCCAAAGGAATAACGACAAGCGAGACTGTGTTAGGTTATAAAACTGAAGTACTGACTTCTGGTTATGTACTCCATTTTGTAGGTGA is a genomic window containing:
- a CDS encoding metallophosphatase family protein translates to MIYITGDIHGTISINKRLNSRNFPQQKHITKDDYVIIAGDFGLLWDDSNEDRYWLKWLDKTKSFTTLFVDGNHENFDLLEQYPVESWNGGEVHRINKSVIHLMRGQVFNIEGQTFFTFGGAASHDKEYRKEGKSWWSREMPSQAEYEEGLRNLDKVDWKVDYIITHTCSTTALKYIANCCDLHMDLDEMHPYFQGIEQKANYKHWYFGHFHHDFELPNNLRLLYTDMIRIN